A stretch of the Aegilops tauschii subsp. strangulata cultivar AL8/78 chromosome 4, Aet v6.0, whole genome shotgun sequence genome encodes the following:
- the LOC109783659 gene encoding probable transcriptional regulator RABBIT EARS, protein MESGNSKAASSEEEAAVRSHSSAVAAARARPYYGCVFCKRGFTTAQALGGHMNVHRRDRAKPVRLTTECNLAYPPAPLVSSGGFSMLYYARHTGAGVKAEAVAVSPGSPIPRELSLFGADDGTDDRDLQLSLRCHGNGGGDRSRALEGPSEWWQDGELPERKLDLELRLGPRPRN, encoded by the exons ATGGAGAGTGGCAACAGCAAAGCGGCGTCgagcgaggaggaggcggccgtgAGATCCCACAGTTCGGCGGTGGCTGCAGCTCG CGCCCGGCCGTACTACGGGTGCGTGTTCTGCAAGCGTGGGTTCACCACGGCGCAGGCGCTGGGCGGGCACATGAACGTCCACCGCCGCGACCGCGCCAAGCCCGTCCGCCTCACGACAGAGTGCAACTTGGCGTATCCCCCAGCGCCGCTGGTGAGCAGCGGCGGCTTCTCCATGTTGTACTACGCCAGGCACACCGGCGCCGGAGTGAAAGCGGAGGCCGTGGCCGTGAGCCCTGGTAGCCCTATCCCGAGGGAGCTGAGCCTGTTCGGTGCGGACGACGGCACTGATGATCGTGACCTGCAACTGAGCCTTCGGTGCCATGGGAATGGCGGCGGCGACCGGTCGCGCGCGCTGGAAGGGCCGTCAGAGTGGTGGCAGGACGGTGAGCTGCCGGAGAGGAAGCTGGACTTGGAGCTCAGGCTAGGGCCTCGTCCCAGGAACTGA
- the LOC109783660 gene encoding uncharacterized protein translates to MESGSTAASSDEAVRSPGGTTAVAAARPYYECVFCKRGFTTAQALGGHMNIHRRDRAKPARLTTSASRSTECNLAYPPAPPATSLMSSGDFAMLYYGRHTGAGVDAEAVSPGSPIPRELSLFGADDDSHDDRDDCLQLGLRCHGSSSGDGFERRPDGELPERKLDLELRLGPGPRPRH, encoded by the coding sequence ATGGAGAGCGGCAGCACGGCGGCGTCGAGCGACGAGGCCGTGAGATCGCCCGGCGGGACGACGGCGGTGGCGGCCGCCCGGCCGTACTACGAGTGCGTGTTCTGCAAGCGCGGGTTCACCACGGCGCAGGCGCTGGGCGGGCACATGAACATCCACCGCCGGGACCGCGCCAAGCCCGCCCGCCTCACGACGTCAGCTTCCCGGAGCACAGAGTGCAACTTGGCGTACCCCCCAGCGCCGCCGGCCACGTCCCTGATGAGCAGCGGCGACTTCGCCATGTTGTACTACGGCCGGCACACCGGAGCCGGAGTGGACGCCGAGGCCGTGAGCCCTGGTAGCCCGATCCCGAGGGAGCTGAGCCTGTTCGGCGCGGACGACGACAGTCACGACGACCGTGACGACTGCTTGCAACTGGGCCTCCGGTGCCATGGAAGCAGCAGCGGCGACGGGTTCGAGCGGCGGCCGGACGGCGAGCTGCCGGAGAGGAAGCTGGACTTGGAGCTCAGGCTCGGGCCCGGGCCTCGTCCGAGGCACTGA